The genomic region GATATATGGAAACTgatagtagttttttttttttttttttttttgataagtaAAGGAAACTAGGCCAATCGTAATCGACCTATAACATCCTCGCGGATGAAAGCAGTAATCGAAAGCCAAAAAAACTTTCAAATTACCCAAAGAACATAACAGAGGGAAACAAAGGGGGCAAAGAATACTTTCAAAGAAAATACTGCCAAACTTTGAAAAcccagaaaaaaagaaaaaaaaaatatcattaaGATATGCAGGAAAAGGGAAGGTCAAATTAAAACCAAACCTCCATAAACATCATGCTGCAACAATCAAACCATTCAAAACGATTGGATGATCATCAAAAAAAGTTTAAAGATTTAGATCTCCATTCCAAATCAACCCTAAAAATGGagaaaaaaacccaaaaaccaaaaACTTTCAACACAATTTCTAATTGAATTTTGCTAAAATCAACTCAAAAGAGTAAATCTCAAAAGTTTCTGTTTAAATTTCTGTTTAATTTAAACCTTCAAACTAAAGATATAAGACTGAAAATAACTCTCCGGTGCTAAAGATGGGGAGTAGAATCAGTCAGATCTTATAGAAGGTAAAAAGTAAAACAAGAAAATGAAACTGAAGAACCATTTTCAAAGAGAAAAGAGGAACAAAAAGCTAGGGAAGTttctgggttttttttttttttttgctttagagaggattctctctctctctctaatattttagagagaggacTCAGCCAAAATATGCATAAATGCATAATCCACTCACTTCATATGTTGATCAGGTGAAAATCGGAAACTGATAGTAGTTGGCCTTGCTAGATGAGCCTCTTGAGGCCGTTTGATAATCCCTCACCGACTAATCTTACCAATGACTCGTTGTCTACCTAGTGTTTCTTACTCTTCCTTTGTTTCATTGCTTGGAAGTTGGAACCTAAAATTTAGAGTTTAAAGACATGGGGATAGGGTCATAAAAGTGTATTCACTTAACTTATAGGCACAGATATGACACGTCTTAAGTGGAGGAATTAATAGTCAGCACTCGAAAAAACATGTGCAATTTTACTTGTTTTTGCTGCTAATttttcattttgttttaaattagtTTTGATTTTGACAAAGGAAAGGCAGAGTAAGAGTTACAGAAAAATCACAATCAAGCAAGAAATAATCTTTTAGGTTCACTACGACGTCTATTATGTGCTCTCCTAGAAATTTTATGAGCATCCAGTTGTTGAGATATTGAAGAAATTCTTAATGATTTTGGAATAACTACTTCGGGGCTAAAAGAAGATTTAATAAGAGTCTAAAATAAGAGGGAAGAACAGGGATGAGATTACAAGAACAGGGAAGTCAACCCTTATGCATCTAGTCCGTCTACTAAACAGTACGCATCTTCTAGCCCACACCTCAACCACGGTCTGTACTCCCTGAAAGAGACTTGGACAAAACCTTTCAAATGCCTCGGGAACTAAACTACTCCATCAGAAATAAAACTTGGACAATTATGCATATGGCGATTCCTACAACCTAAAAGAGCAATTTTCGTCCCGCTAAGTTGATCCTGGCTTCGCCTCTTTATTAAGCCCTTTAAACTATGAGAAAATTTTAACATAGAAAGCTGAGTATTTAGCGGAAAAGGGCCCTCAAGATTAAAGTAAGGAAAACTTGAAAATATTTAAGAAGGCTAATGAATATAGAAGTGCAGTTTTGGGATATGTGAAGAGATATCGTACTACATAAATGAGGGAACCCCTTTTGGATTGTAAATTCTAAAAGCCAGTCACATAAATCCGTAAATGCTATACCGAATTCTTGACAAGTTAATCGCACAAGTTTTAAAGTTCAATCCTACAAAATATGACCATGTGACCCACTTTCTCGTGAAACAAAGTGCAAGACTTACAAGATATAACACACTAATATTTTTAGAATATATGAATTGGTTCATACTGCATAGACACTCTAGCGGAGCTTAACGTAATTGGTTCATACTTCATAGACACCACTCTAGCAGAGCTTGACATTGATAAAAAGATGAAGGGGTTGGGTAAACAAAAGATCAGGATCACATATTCCCACTCAACAAAATATATGTGTAGTCCAGTTCtcacaaaacaaaaaacacaGTCATACTACGTACTTAAGGCCATCTctcttactactaagagaataaaaactcttaagagttttcccgcctaaatgcatACTCTACTAAAAGTGGGTTTTTTATGGATGCTAAACTAATAAACATGTCTAATATAATATGAGGCCCTACTTTCACTAGCCCATCTCTTTTTTGGATGTCAAACTAAACACCTACGCTACAATGTAATGTAAAAgacaaataaaaaaatatttcaaTTTTCACTAAACTTGGCCCCAATTCTTGCTATGTCAATATTACATTACctatattataaaattatattacaaGGAATTAATTCCTTAATGATTCTCCAAAAATCTTACCCATAAATTATGGGTGCAAATTTGAATTCAAATCTCCCTTTCACTAAAAGAATAAGTCTTGCTCCAAATTTTCCCGCTCAATTATTTTAGGAAGAAGTTGAACCTCTATTAATTGGCATTATTCCGTAAAAGTTGGGTCTTACATCTGATTTAtatgatattattattatatcatgTATTAGTCTACCTATAAAACATGATTGTAGTACCACAAATCGCTACTCCATAATTAATGGCATTTCGTATAGGTCGTTTTGTGATAATATATTTAAtctaaattttataaatatgaaaattcatatattcttcgttaaatgttttaCGTAATTTTAATTGACATTGTTTATGGAAGATATTCATACTATAAACTTACGAATAAATATATATTCTTACACTTTAATTTTATATCCATAGTGTGTAAATATTTAAATTCGCTTTAATTTTATCATCTTTATTTGCTAAACTCTCTAACATCCCAATCTAAAAAAACTGTGCATTTATGCACGAGATTTACACTAGttccaaaataagaaaagaaACGTGTCATCTACCCTAAAATAATCATCTTTGACTGATGATGCATAATTACTTCTACAATGACCTAGCTAATCCTACGCAATCGTATCATAACCAAACTCCCATAACTCATCAATTATACTTCGACCAAGTAATACTATATCCGTTCTATGCGAATTAGTCTTGTGTAAGGCGGTTTTACACTAATATAGTTGTAAAACGGATCCAAACACAACCCTATTAGTGAGTAAAAGTGGTTACTAAAAGATCCCGTTTAACTATAAATTTGTGTAAATCGCCTTACCCAAGTATTTCCTACATCCATAAGACACATCAAGCATGCAGATCAGGTCAACTAAGCATAGCTAAGCTCCATAAAGAATGTGCATCAGATCACCAGCAATCAGAAGATAACTAATAAAACCGAAAGCAAATGGCGTCGAAAACATCAAACGAAGACATTACAAACCTGTTCTCCTCAGAATCAGGATGAATAGATTGAAACTTTCCTGGAACAGTCAATCCAGCATAGACGCATAACACAAACCCTAGGATTAATTCAAGTAATACCTGCCAAATTTATATCACACgatcatcaaaattcaaaaatcaacAATTTAACCAAATCACAAAAGTAAACATTGTAAATAAAGTAAGAATATCTAACATTGATAGGAGGTCCTGAAAATTCTTCCTCGATGATCTTCAACAATCCTCTATCTACCATTAATCAAAATCAAAGTAAGAATTTTGCACTCAATTAAACTAAATAAattgaatgaagaagaaaaaaagagttACTATGTGAAGAATAATTACATAGGATGGTGGAGTAAGCGGCATGAGAGAGGAGTAGAACTCCGAGAGTACCAACGATGAACCCTAATCCCATTTctttcgatttcttgtcaattatTTTCGATtcgatttgatttgatttgatccAATTTAATGGAGAGCGGGGTTCACTCTGTGTTTTTGACTTTTGCTCGAGTTGGACCAAACTAACGATAACGATCTGCCATCAGCGACGTCGTTTTGGTGATATGTGTTTCATCCGATGGGCTAAAGGGCGCAAAGGTGGATACCTAGGTAATATGGACACTCCTCTTAACCACCCGTCCCGTATCGAATATTGATACTTATTGGACACGCGTTTAAATGTGTCGAACGCCTATCAAGCCGTGTCTAACTTCCTTCATTTATTCaggcacgtgtccgacgcgtgtcttTGGTATTTGTTATTTGGACATCAGTTAGGGAGTGGGAAATTAAAAAAGTTATAGTCAAGGTCGAGTTTTaacgtcatttatttaaagttaatatcaaatatttttactaaaaaaaatcgaagtttatactataaaatatactccctcctatttcatATAACTATAATTCTCTTTAACACACGTATTAAAGAAATCAATTTGGACCACATAATATACATGACCTCACATCAAATTGATTTTGCACCACACAAAGTTGTCcaaaaaaagaaagagggaacAACAATGAAGTTGGATGGAAACGGAAAGGCGAACATTACATgaaataagagggagtatattttagggttatttcatgggaataatccaaactaagcctcatcttctcatattaatccaaacTAATGTTTAACTGAGAATAGTCCAAACTTTGACATCATTTAACTTGTACTAAACTGAACCCTTAATTTACCTATTAGCACCGGTTTTCCAACAGGTGACTTTGTGGGtccatttcttttctattttttctggttttccttttcttcattcttCTGCTGCTTTGCCTTCTTCCTTCTTAATTTCTTCATTCTCTCCAACTTCTTGGTTTTCTTCATTACTTAAGTTCACTGTCAGGGAGTAGTTACTGTATATTCATCCCACTATCTGTCTTTTTCTCATTTCCATTTTTTTCCATTCAGTTTTATGTATCTTTTCAAaaactttctttttcattcaacCAAAAACCCTCCTCAATAATTTACCATTTCCACAAATTCATGAATAAGACTGTCTTCTGTATTATTTAAATACTCAtttataagacggttttacccAATAATTACTATCCCCTTTCTCTTTCAATGAACCAATCTTTTTTCCTAAAACCCATATCCAAAAACCTCAAATTTAACTCCCctcttcaaaaaatcaaaacttgAAGCATAACCATGTTTAAATCAGCTCTATAGTTTCTAAAACCCTGATTTTTCCCCAAATCTTTCAAAAATGGGTGCAACAAACTCAAATCAAAGAAATATGATGCAATGTGCAAATTAAGGAAAAACTTTGATTAAATAAGGGATTGATTCAAGGACTCAAGGTACAGTAGAAACATTGGGGTTGCACTATGTCGTTTTGCTGAAGATAACACTAATACTGAACTTGATACGGTTGAAGGAACAAATCAATCTAGGGGAAATTAATTTAGGTGTTATGCTTGATTAGGGGAAATTAATATATTGTCTGTTGTTTTTGTTTGTGTATAAAATGGAGTACTTCACAGATTAAATAAGGGTTAAAGTTAAAGGAAACCGGTTATACATgtttttgttggggctggtgtcctttacagttagtgcaaggacttataaatctctaaaaggatcaaagggtatacttttgtatcataatcagttggtccacgtttatcaataacggttggcttgctagataagtttgacgttattgtcatacagatggcggtgatcaactggtccctaaaagtcacacctctaggatacgtttgagagatgtgacggtatgaaaatacagtcatgtagatgccaaatttgactaaccagttagtctgagttatttgactattaattagtcaaaaatgtgatgttgagatattttatttaatacggattaaataataatggctaaagcgaattaagcagttaattcgtaaaattgaatataaacgatttatatttgattaatgtatattgaatataattatacaatattgtctttgtcggacatgtattaataattcaactaatccgtcttattagttgatgctttaataaccgataaccgatgacgatttataattagaccgtgtcatatacatttagtaatttggattcggaccacgagtttatatgaagaggaaatgaaaaagccCATGAGCtcccctctcactcggtttggccgagccaaacATAAACAAAAGGAGCCATCTCCTCTTTGGTTAACATAAGCATTTTCATTTGtatgaaaactagggttttgagaaaagtgcctctcaaaattcggatctcacatccaacgaaaacttacaaaacaatcctctcaatattgcaaggcaattaggggattcattctagcacaagggcatttctcggacaatcttgggtgcaacaattaggaggagatctactttgatctctcattgccgaattgcactaggaccggaggttattacttgatctttatcgtttcattatgtttttcgtttatgaccatgtttcacatattaaatttacgttataatccttaaatttaaagggtcttatacggatattaccctacaagtggtatcagagccaggttacgtaaatttttctatgtgattttcatcaaacggattTTGAATCGGTAATTTTTTTGATTAAAATCCTTgcggcacaaatttttttttctctcggcattttttttattgctgcggttttttgttgttttgtgccttgggatccgtgtcttgtatacacggtgatggttgtcttttgttttgttttcatttttgatctttgcatattgttttgtaatcgatattcatcgcaatatgttaaagatctatcaaaatgattgcataaaatttcgtgtggcacaaatttttgtctcgaaaaatttttgaaaaccgtgtggccttatgtcacggcctgtttttcttgtttttgcattgatttgcgtgccacacaattttgttagatcgttcgatctcttgttttcaatcattctttacatgttgtaattttaaccgataattattgcaatatgttgaagatgtaacaattgtagtttgatttctatacggattagaataaaattgcaattgtgttttatcaaaccgttttgttttgatctcttgTTGCTCTCGTTTTTAACccgattatttttttttttggcctttagaggctctcggcatttctgccttgtaaaaaaaaaaaaaaaaaaaaaaatttaaaaaaaaaaaaaaaatttcttctggTAATCTTGTTCACGTTCAAAGCggtgcgaaaaaaaaaaaaaaaaaaaaaaattttgtttttttttctttcggccaattttgcataaaacggatttatgctctcgcttgatagtgaaacggttcacccacgtaaaattaagttactttaaaacgatttatagtaacggattatctcggattaaaattaacttgactaaagcggttttgtcatataattttaattatctttggtggtttggataaatttaacataattacggaattatgtcacgaataaatttaaattttagttgatgcattttatttatcgttattttgaatgttttgaatgcttttattcacgtatttatttattttgcaaacggttgtaacttagtgtggccttagtagaacgtgttaccgtaatgatggaacacggtcttggttgtattttgagatttcgtatctccctttatttcttttaattacagtttttatttagaatgtaaataggtttatattttgtaaatttttattgtaattttgagaagactaaagaaggagaccggatgctcactcccgctacatggacaaagatggaacatcaagacaagcttttcgggtccaacggtggattccaaagttgtattatgttctttttactaggataggccacactaggaatttttatttacgtattgcattcatttatttattttatcgtaacgatagtatgcatcattttccgcctaaaaccaaaccacctaatacttgcatgaaaactgacacatatagaggtcacgagttagttttctttgacattctcatgtcacacgatttaagccatcatctaaattaattcattcacgcagttgctagttattcgttcacttaaaatgaattgaaacttagttgatgggatcttcctcgtataaacaaaaaattgagaacggtctttataggtcaaactccaatgaatcccttcttcgtcggtaggcataatatgaccccttctacgtcgggtaagttggaaccgattgacttattttatctcaacactatggtcactaaatgcgatcctgtgattatggtgtactatagataggatttccagaaatctatcgaccaagagtttttacggaagaactagctaaacagttggcttatcaatttacggaaattgagtcttgggatcacttgtattattcttgaggaagatcaattatacaagtgcaatgagtctacacgattaaaatgaattttaatagacttaaatcacctcgatgagttgcttatttcgttttgtttttcctttcttttcggtgtagatcacgttcacatAAACTCGCTAATAACAATATGgtggtcacttgaacgacccaatgccaagtgccacattggaccgtgagtccgggcttcggatcttcatgaatcgatgaatcatcaactcggatcgaagaatgatggatcaaacttcgcggatcgggaggccgcattacggaatcttgccgGCTGGCGACGGGAAGCTCGGATTtatgcttgagcccatgccgtcgaaccaggccccacggctggaattaacaagatcgacaagtataacgatttcgccttggaagcgggtgcgattaaaaacgtactcatttttgcaatggaacccaatttgcataaacgcttcatagcccaaggtgcaaacaagattttcaccacgctcaccaaggaattctcgaaagcaccgagaatcgtgacctatgagcataccactcgtttctttgatgcgagactccggaaagggccaaccggttagcccacacattctcaaagcatgattgagaatgtcgagaagctcggagacgcttgattgtaagatcggcgagaacattgttattgaccgcatgcttcactcactccacgatggtttttcgcaatttagagcgaattactatatgaatgatttgaagaaaggtccccatgaatcgcactcccttctcgtacgcaccgagaaggacatgaagttcggtgggagcatgaaacaagatgttctcgttgtgtcaaacaagggcaagggtaagggcaaagttcagcccaGGCCTAGcagaggcaaaccgaagttcaagaagtcgggttcgggtaagagtgggcctggtgagtcgagcacctcatcaggcgcgacaaagagcaaaaccgaaaacatggaatgccatcaccgccacaagatgggcattggaggcgtacatgtctgtttatcatgaggacttaaaggcaggtcgtgttaaacctgttggtatgtcttcttcttctacttttattcatatgattgagattaaccacgcaagttacggaacttgggtacttgatactggttgtggttctcatctgtgtaatcatgtgcaggggctccgaaacatcgaacccctcgtaaagggtgaggtggactgcgtgtcgggaatggagcacgagtggctgccgtctcaaaggggacatatgtgatccagcttcctagcggatttgagttgtcattatatgattgctattatgtacccagtctttcgaaaaacattatttcagtttctgcacttgacaaacttggtttttcatttgtaatagagaataatacttgcattttctctttacacaatatgatttatggcaaggcagtctccatgaacggaatttatgttttagatcagaccaccgaaatattacacgtaatgaataaaaagttaaaggttggtgacaaagatcaaacgtacctatggcactgccgtatgggacacattaatgagaaacgcgtaaaacagctcattaaaaatggagctatctcggcctttgattttcaatcatttggcacgtgtgaatcatgtctcatcggtaagatgactcgaatttccttcaaaggtgttggaatgcgtctgctgtgacctattaggactcatacacacggatgtatgtggacctatgtcaatcaccgcacgagaaggctataggtatttcatcactttcacggacgatttaagtagatatggctatgtctacttaatgaagcacaaaagtgaatcctttgaaaaattcaaggaataccgagaataggtactgagaacctattgggtagaaagattaaaacactgcgttcagatcgtggtggcgagtatctttctcacgagtttgatcaacaccttaaagactgtgggattgccctacagttaactccacctggaacacctcaattgaatggtgtgtccgaacggagaaatcgaacactacttgatatggttcgatccatgatgagtcacaccgtgttgcctgactcattgtggggttatgctcttttgtcagctgctctaatacttaaccgaagtccgtctaaagctgttgacaagactccatatgaactatggaagggaacggtccctaacttgtcctttatacgggtttggggctgcgaggcttatgtcaagtggagacacgaggataagctcggcccgcgatcggtcaagacatactttataggttatcctaaaggaacacttggtcactacttttattcgccaaccgaacaacgtgtttttgttgcggctagtgcgacattcttagagaaggaatttctcgagaatgcaaagagtgatagaaccttcgacctgtcggagattccagaaccagataccgagcaaccattggaggaaccaattccttcaatcccggctgcggtgaatattcctgaggaacctaggaggtcgggaagagtctctattcctccagacagatacattggtatggtcgaggaacatgacatagatgacgttctactcttaacgagtagtgaacccgcaacctataaaggggccatgactagttccgactcaaagctatggcttgaggccatgcaatccgagatggactctatgtatgagaacaacgtatgggatcttgttgacttacctgctaaggttcgtccccttcaatgcaaatggctttacaagataaagcattctgtggaaggtcaacaagatatctataaagcacgactagttgctaaaggtttcacccaagtgccaggtttgcactacgatgaaattttcgcacccgtagtcatctttgcgttccattcggattatcttagcgattgccgcttttcatgactatgaaatttggcaaatggatgtgaaaaccgccttcttaaacggttttttggaggaagagttgtacatggtacaacccgaaggtttcatcgatccacaacatcctaagaaagtgtgcaagcttaagcgttccatttatggacttaagcaagcatctcggagttggaatcatcgcttcgaccaagtgattaaagaaaatggatttactcgatcggtcgaggaaccatgtctttatatcaagtcgagtgggagcaagattgtcttcctaatattgtatgtcgatgacatactcctgattgggaatgacatacctctcttaacttcggtgaaagtatggttgaaaaaccatttccagatgaaagatctgggtgaggcgcaaagaattatgggcatccgtatctatcgagatagatcacgacggatgttatctctcagtcaggagtcttacatagacaaagtcctagagagattcatcatgactaactccaagaaagggtttcttcctatggctccaggggtgcatttgagcaagtctcagtcaccagagacaccggaagataaagagcgcatgacacggattccttatgcctcggctataggatcaatcatgtatgccatgatatgcacacgtccagacgtggcatatgcattgagtatgacaagtcgattccaacagcatccaggtgaatcacattggatggctgtcaagaacattcttaagtacctacggaggactaaagattgggcattgacttatggaggcgaacaaaagctatgcgcaaccggttacgcagatgctagcttccaaacggattggGATGACTctaaatctcagtctggattcgtttttactcttaatggcgctgcagtcagctggaagagttccaaacaaacagcagattctacgactgagtccgagtactatgccgcgtctgaagctacaaaggaagcgatatggatgcgtcaattcttacatggactatccgtagtgcctagttcgaatgacccgataaccatctattgcgacaatagtggtgccatcttccaagctaaggagccaaagtctagcaacaagtctagacatgtacaacggaaagctcatctaatccgagattacgtggagcaaaaggaagtagtgatagaaaagattgctacagatgataacatagcagatcctctcactaaaccattacgacaagataagcatgaagggcatgttaattccatgggaattaaacgtgttcctaagttgtagtactcttttatggattagattcattctcttttgtactctatacgacatcatcgttttgatattttatatatattttgt from Silene latifolia isolate original U9 population chromosome 3, ASM4854445v1, whole genome shotgun sequence harbors:
- the LOC141647656 gene encoding membrane magnesium transporter, with translation MGLGFIVGTLGVLLLSHAAYSTILYRGLLKIIEEEFSGPPINVLLELILGFVLCVYAGLTVPGKFQSIHPDSEENRIVSLPENLDFMIFNHRGRVVLSESDLKLKL